From one Candidatus Zixiibacteriota bacterium genomic stretch:
- a CDS encoding cation diffusion facilitator family transporter, producing the protein MGDNNQHIPAAGTPDHEALMRRELTSGLRVTWAGMVINVVLVVVKIAVGVTARSQALIADGVHSLSDLFSDFVVLIGLKLGRREEDENHPFGHARIETISSMIVGVTLFVVGLGIAYNAVTSIYEHRESTPGLLAIIVAFASIVLKEALYWYTVRVGRKIRSLALIGNAWHHRSDAFTSVAVLIGLTAAYWNPDWYLADAYAALIVTIFILKVGIDLTWGAMKQVVDTAPDREVLNQLVEIACKVDGVWQVHDVRARYSGSQIFVEMHIVVDPELTVREGHRIAATVKYYLINEISDVTRVIIHVDPEIKSE; encoded by the coding sequence TTGGGAGATAACAATCAACACATACCAGCAGCCGGTACCCCCGACCATGAGGCCCTGATGCGCCGTGAGCTCACTTCGGGTCTCAGGGTGACATGGGCGGGGATGGTGATCAATGTGGTGCTGGTGGTGGTCAAGATAGCGGTCGGTGTTACAGCCCGCAGCCAGGCTCTTATAGCCGATGGTGTTCATTCGCTGTCCGATTTGTTCAGTGATTTTGTTGTATTGATAGGGCTTAAGCTGGGTCGCCGGGAGGAAGACGAAAACCATCCGTTTGGTCACGCCCGCATCGAGACTATATCCAGCATGATTGTCGGCGTCACGTTATTTGTCGTCGGTCTGGGCATCGCTTACAACGCGGTTACATCTATCTACGAACATCGCGAATCAACGCCGGGACTGCTGGCGATCATTGTGGCTTTCGCGAGTATAGTCCTCAAGGAAGCATTGTACTGGTACACGGTAAGAGTGGGCCGGAAAATCAGAAGTCTTGCTCTGATTGGCAACGCGTGGCATCATCGTTCCGATGCTTTTACTTCGGTGGCGGTGCTGATTGGCCTGACGGCCGCTTACTGGAATCCGGATTGGTACCTTGCCGATGCTTATGCGGCGCTGATAGTCACGATTTTCATTCTGAAAGTCGGTATTGACCTGACCTGGGGAGCGATGAAGCAGGTTGTGGACACGGCCCCGGATCGCGAGGTCTTGAATCAACTCGTCGAGATTGCGTGCAAAGTAGACGGCGTATGGCAGGTGCATGATGTGCGGGCGCGCTATTCGGGAAGCCAGATATTCGTCGAGATGCACATAGTAGTTGACCCGGAATTGACCGTGCGAGAGGGGCACCGCATAGCGGCGACAGTAAAATATTACCTTATCAATGAGATTTCCGACGTTACCAGGGTTATTATTCACGTTGACCCGGAGATCAAGAGCGAATAG